From a single Oscarella lobularis chromosome 20, ooOscLobu1.1, whole genome shotgun sequence genomic region:
- the LOC136199271 gene encoding short transient receptor potential channel 4-like — MSADLVELKFSSSPPNDATAPRKENYLEKRLRRAVTAFDRDQVNRLLSALEEGTAVINNKISGQRTPLHLLCDSFSEMAKESSKIAVDEAAIFCREMVQVLLEHGADVTVVDDAGASAIHYAARSYKFPAEALQAMMSECRDPNLTDSSGATPLHYACSVESSDLSFERVQLLLDAGCSLTHANSANLTPIDELVNVVQSADESFLALPSRSAFGDIVDLIVSTFPELALKFKDSFLWPAVLGSSLETVKFLFENDAKADENCKMVSDFPLILAAGLSAKDADLKFALLLERKLDPHVKGAKGANICHAAAQQGNIKILEKAKELGVDLHLTDVNEATILHKAARGGSKAFKTLNFLVENGFDVHAKNKLNQTPLYMALTAKNEKGCALLVSASSSIDLSSEQLGGLHYEQLRLLSNPEPIIDCQDPLLVCLQICRAFRKGARFSGAYKLDMEAEADSLEELAIEMVHSITAKSARNVLSTGLLTYAVAEEMKQFVASPIVQDYLEELWQGSLYTRKATSSSQMAKEVATNLAFVMIVPCVADYRKVLHQSPLVAFWANFISYIIFIALLVTASIYNGEANRDGLSAFDWLVFIFVIGFILQESSQFVRMKQNGKAVQYLKSGDNLFDIVLLITFVVYYLLLFVGFYSESVDSFQLIRVSYHLYGVAALGCCIRILSYLKIHRVLGPVQLSFLGMLKLFFTFLVMLIIFMLGFSVAISSIYSAVPHSPNAPANYSFPSEVDGFVSSFRTVFWTSLGGVEIEDFNADSNAETVVGSIVVLLWSIISDRILLGLLFGLVFSKFEEIQEHAEMEYKFARSEIILDFTFYPLMPVPFNVISLLFLPFCWKKSKKKTAEAEFNRTGVEDMIKRYRKKMSKKESESSAGFLKVQKELASIQTKLDNLLKRKKKKKKSLKAPAKFLKHAFKKADDTDADEEIAEKNESVAEEEDEESSEDEEESFGGEY; from the exons ATGAGTGCTGACCTTGTCGAATTAAAgttctcgtcttctcctccgaatgacgcgacggcgccgagaAAGGAGAATTATCTGGAAAAACGCCTACGCCGAGCGGTCACAGCCTTCGACCGCGACCAAGTCAACCGTCTTCTGTCCGCTTTAGAAGAAGGCACGGCAGTAATAAACAACAAAATCAGTGGGCAGCGGACGCCACTCCATCTCCTCTGCGATTCATTTTCCGAAATGGCGAAGGAGTCAAGCAAGATCGctgtcgacgaagcggcaaTATTCTGTCGAGAAA tgGTTCAAGTCTTGTTGGAGCATGGAGCTGACGTTACTGTAGTCGACGATGCTGGAGCGTCTGCAATTCACTACGCAGCGAGGTCGTACAAATTTCCGGCCGAAGCACTGCAAGCTATGATGTCGGAGTGTCGCGATCCGAACTTAACAGATTCAAGTGGAGCAACGCCTCTTCACTACGCA TGTAGCGTAGAGTCTTCTGACCTCAGCTTCGAAAGGGTTCAGTTGCTGCTAGATGCCGGTTGCAGTCTCACTCACGCCAATTCGGCGAACCTCACTCCTATTGACGAGTTGGTGAATGTCGTTCAGAGCGCTGATGAATCGTTTCTCGCGCTGCCGTCTCGCTCTGCTTTTGGAGACATAGTCGATTTGATTGTTTCTACATTTCCGGAATTGGCCTTAAAATTCAAGGACTCCTTTCTTTGGCCAGCTGTTCTTGGAAGTTCTTTGGAAACGGTTAAG tttctttttgaaaatgatgCCAAAGCAGACGAAAACTGCAAGATGGTTTCCGACTTTCCACTCATTCTTGCGGCCGGACTCTCCGCAAAAGATGCCGATCTCAAATTCGCTCTGCTACTCGAAAGGAAACTTGATCCTCACGTAAAGGGAGCCAAGGGAGCTAACATCTGTCACGCCGCTGCCCAGCAAGGAAACATCAAAATTctagaaaaggcaaaagagcTAGGAGTTGACCTCCACCTCACCGACGTCAATGAAGCAACGATTCTTCACAAGGCGGCTCGAGGCGGTTCAAAAGCATTCAAaacgttgaattttttagtaGAGAACGGCTTTGACGTCCACGCCAAGAACAAGCTAAATCAAACGCCACTCTACATGGCTCTGACAGCGAAGAATGAGAAAGGATGCGCTTTGCTTGTCAGTGCGAGCTCCTCCATCGATCTCTCGTCCGAACAGCTCGGTGGATTGCACTACGAGCAGCTGCGTTTGCTTAGCAATCCGGAGCCGATTATTGATTGTCAAGATCCTCTACTTGTCTGCCTTCAAATTTGCCGCGCGTTTCGAAAGGGGGCCCGATTTTCCGGTGCATACAAGTTGGATATGGAGGCTGAGGCCGATTCTTTAGAAGAGTTGGCTATCGAAATGGTTCACTCTATTACTGCAAAATCAGCACGAAACGTTCTCAGCACAGGTCTTCTGACGTATGCAGttgcagaagaaatgaagcAG tttgTTGCCAGTCCAATAGTGCAAGATTATTTGGAAGAGCTTTGGCAGGGAAGTCTGTATACACGCAAAGCTACGTCTAGCTCCCAAATGGCCAAGGAAGTTGCCACGAATCTGGCCTTTGTGATGATTGTGCCATGCGTGGCAGATTATCGAAAGGTTCTGCACCAATCGCCTCTTGTCGCCTTTTGGGCCAACTTCATCAGTTACATCATCTTTATTGCTCTTCTCGTGACTGCCAGTATCTACAACGGCGAGGCTAATAGAGACGGCTTAAGCGCTTTTGACTGGCTCGTGTTCATATTTGTGATTGGCTTCATTTTGCAAGAAAGCAGCCAATTTGTCAGAATGAAACAAAACGGCAAAGCCGTGCAGTATCTCAAAAGTGGCGACAATCTCTTCGACATCGTGCTTCTTATCACGTTTGTCGTTTATTATCTGCTTCTGTTTGTTGGATTCTATTCCGAGAGCGTCGACAGTTTTCAACTTATTCGCGTTTCTTATCATCTTTACGGTGTAGCCGCTCTCGGATGCTGCATACGAATTTTGTCGTATCTGAAAATTCATCGCGTTTTGGGACCGGTACAGCTATCCTTCCTCGGAATGCTGAAACTCTTCTTCACGTTTCTTGTCATGCTTATCATCTTCATGCTCGGCTTTTCTGTCGCTATCTCAAGCATTTATTCAGCAGTTCCACACAGTCCCAACGCTCCGGCGAACTATTCATTTCCAAGCGAAGTGGACGG ATTTGTTTCTTCGTTCCGAACCGTGTTTTGGACGTCTCTTGGAGgcgttgaaattgaagattTCAACGCGGATTCTAACGCTGAAACTGTCGTTGGTAGCATTGTTGTTCTATTGTGGTCCATCATATCGGATAGAATCCTTCTTGGTCTTCTATTCGGGTTAGTGTTTAGCaagtttgaagaaattcaa gagcACGCAGAAATGGAATATAAATTTGCTCGCAGTGAAATCATATTGGACTTCACTTTCTATCCTTTGATGCCTGTTCCATTTAATGTTATTAGTCTTCTGTTTTTGCCCTTCTGTTGGAAGAAGtccaagaagaaaacggct GAGGCTGAGTTTAATCGGACTGGCGTGGAAGACATGATTAAAAGATACCGAAAGAAAAtgagcaaaaaagaaagcgaatcTTCAGCAGGTTTTCTAAAGGTTCAAAAAGAGTTGGCTTCTATTCAGACAAAGCTAGACAATTTgttgaaaaggaagaagaagaagaaaaag TCACTCAAAGCGCCTGCTAAGTTTCTTAAACACGCGTTCAAAAAGGCTGATGATACAGATGCTGATGAAGAaattgcagaaaaaaatgaaagcgtagcagaagaagaagatgaagaaagttcggaggacgaagaagagagtTTCGGTGGCGAATACTAG